A genome region from Chryseobacterium indicum includes the following:
- a CDS encoding MFS transporter, producing MSETLSPPQNSIKKILPLILATAIFMQMLDSTILNTSLPSIAKDLQESPLNMQNAIISYVLTLAVFMPASGFLADRFGTKKVFIFSLILFSLGSLFCAMSQNLTQLVISRVIQGIGGSLMTPVGKLALIKTFDKSELLKAMNFAIIPALIGPVLGPLVGGYMVDYLSWHWIFLINIPIGILGIVLGIKFMPNYTSKDVDFDLKGFLIFAAASLLLSIALELFGDMQNTTPVLVIFILGFLCLYYYYRHAKRDESPIFPLNLFQVRTFRVGIVGNLATRLGISSVPLLLPLMIQIAYKQSAVTSGWIIAPMALTAMFGKSYVIKILDRFGYRQTLMTNTFIIGTLICLLAIPDINTSLYWFIPIISILGFFNSIQFTSMNTISIADLRNFQTSSGNSLISVNQQLAIGFGIAFGLIVLKIFENTNLIHGETHNAFRYTFLTVGILTIISGFIFRRLHISDGKNMKSKED from the coding sequence ATGTCAGAAACACTTTCGCCGCCCCAAAATTCAATTAAGAAAATTCTGCCGCTGATTCTTGCAACGGCAATATTCATGCAGATGCTGGATTCCACTATTCTGAATACTTCTTTGCCTTCCATCGCAAAAGACCTTCAGGAATCTCCGCTGAATATGCAGAATGCCATCATCAGTTATGTTCTTACTTTAGCGGTTTTTATGCCGGCAAGCGGATTTCTGGCAGACCGTTTCGGAACCAAAAAAGTATTTATATTTTCCCTGATTCTTTTCAGTCTGGGATCGTTATTTTGTGCCATGTCTCAAAATCTTACACAGCTCGTTATTTCCCGTGTCATTCAGGGTATTGGAGGAAGTTTAATGACGCCTGTCGGAAAATTAGCTTTAATTAAGACTTTCGATAAAAGCGAATTATTAAAAGCCATGAACTTTGCCATTATTCCCGCATTAATAGGCCCTGTCCTCGGTCCTTTAGTAGGAGGTTATATGGTAGATTATCTTTCGTGGCACTGGATTTTTTTAATTAACATCCCGATCGGAATTCTGGGAATTGTTTTAGGTATAAAGTTCATGCCCAATTACACATCCAAAGACGTTGATTTTGATCTGAAAGGATTTTTGATCTTTGCAGCAGCCTCTCTCCTGCTTTCCATTGCTTTGGAACTTTTTGGAGATATGCAGAATACTACACCGGTTTTGGTTATTTTCATCTTAGGATTTCTTTGTCTTTATTACTATTACAGACACGCAAAACGGGATGAAAGCCCTATTTTTCCTTTAAATTTATTTCAGGTAAGAACTTTCAGAGTGGGAATTGTCGGAAATCTTGCCACCAGATTGGGAATCAGCTCTGTTCCGTTGCTTTTACCGTTAATGATTCAGATTGCCTATAAACAGTCGGCAGTAACTTCCGGTTGGATCATCGCTCCGATGGCTTTAACTGCAATGTTCGGAAAATCATACGTGATAAAAATTTTAGACCGTTTTGGTTACCGACAGACTTTAATGACGAATACTTTTATTATCGGAACACTGATCTGTCTTCTGGCAATTCCCGATATCAACACCTCATTGTATTGGTTTATTCCTATTATTTCCATTTTGGGATTCTTTAATTCCATTCAGTTTACTTCGATGAATACGATTTCTATTGCAGACCTTAGAAATTTCCAGACCAGCAGCGGAAATTCACTTATATCCGTTAATCAACAGCTTGCCATCGGATTCGGAATTGCTTTCGGATTAATTGTGCTTAAAATTTTCGAAAATACAAACCTTATTCACGGAGAAACTCATAATGCTTTCCGTTATACTTTTCTTACTGTGGGAATTTTAACGATCATTTCCGGATTTATTTTCCGCAGACTTCATATTTCGGATGGAAAGAATATGAAATCGAAAGAGGATTGA
- a CDS encoding pirin family protein: MATKKIEKIVSPKPAHFVGDGFRVHNFIPGVQGMDMKRMDPFIMLDYNSKFHFNGTDQPRGVGVHPHRGFETVTIAYKGKVQHHDSAGGGGIIGEGDVQWMTAAKGVLHKEYHEKEWAKEGGIFQMVQLWVNLPSVYKMSCPKYQAIKNSDMTKVDLGENGHIEVIAGEYQNQKGPAFTFSPVHMMNAKLKNGGKATFSFPENFNTAALVIEGSIIVNDEEKAPLNHLVVFQNEGENFTIEAAEDSIVLIISGMPLNEPIFPHGPFVMNSREEIMQAFEDFNLGRFGYLAD, translated from the coding sequence ATGGCAACTAAAAAAATAGAAAAGATAGTATCTCCGAAACCTGCGCATTTTGTGGGCGACGGTTTTAGGGTTCATAATTTTATTCCGGGCGTTCAGGGAATGGATATGAAAAGGATGGATCCGTTCATCATGCTCGATTACAATTCAAAATTTCACTTTAACGGAACAGATCAGCCTCGCGGAGTGGGCGTTCATCCGCACCGGGGTTTTGAGACCGTGACCATAGCGTATAAAGGAAAAGTGCAGCATCATGACAGCGCAGGAGGTGGCGGAATTATCGGTGAAGGCGATGTACAGTGGATGACTGCCGCAAAAGGTGTTCTTCACAAAGAATATCACGAAAAAGAATGGGCAAAAGAAGGCGGAATTTTTCAGATGGTTCAGCTTTGGGTAAACCTTCCGTCGGTTTATAAAATGAGCTGTCCGAAATATCAGGCAATCAAAAATTCGGATATGACGAAAGTGGATCTCGGAGAAAACGGACATATTGAAGTGATTGCCGGAGAATATCAGAATCAGAAAGGTCCCGCTTTTACCTTCAGTCCGGTTCACATGATGAATGCAAAACTGAAAAATGGTGGAAAAGCAACATTCAGCTTTCCCGAAAATTTCAATACTGCTGCATTGGTGATAGAAGGAAGTATTATCGTTAATGATGAAGAAAAAGCGCCACTCAATCATCTCGTTGTGTTTCAAAATGAAGGAGAAAATTTTACTATAGAAGCAGCAGAAGACTCAATCGTTTTAATCATCAGCGGAATGCCTTTAAACGAGCCAATCTTTCCTCATGGACCATTTGTAATGAATTCCAGAGAAGAAATTATGCAGGCTTTTGAAGATTTCAATTTAGGGAGATTTGGTTATCTTGCAGATTAA